One Halorientalis litorea DNA segment encodes these proteins:
- a CDS encoding FAD-dependent oxidoreductase, with protein sequence MGETFVIVGGDAAGMSAASKVKRENPEMEVVVFEKGEWVSYAACGMPYYVKGDVAELDDLVTVTPEEFRDERDIDLRTGHEVLEIDPETERVTVAAEDGERFAQAYDYLLVATGATAIEPPFDGLDTDGVFTIHDMDEADAIERYVTEESPDVAAVVGGGYVGIEMAEALAAHDVQVHLYEMLPHVLQPFGEPVAEAVEAHLRDNGVELHLDTAVDGFGGDGPVERVHLEDETRPADIAIVGVGVTPNVDLAADAGLELGPTGAVATDEYGRTNYENVFAAGDCAESRHVVTGGPDHVPLALTANRAGRAIGQTVTGSPTPVGDIAGTAIVKAFDLGAARTGILDEDRARGAGFDPVSVTISASSRAHYYPNGAELTVTLSADRETGRLLGGSLVGAEGVKRVDTIATALHGGMTVSELQNVDLAYAPPFSPVWDPVLTAAKVLAGQLE encoded by the coding sequence ATGGGAGAAACGTTCGTAATCGTCGGCGGCGACGCGGCGGGAATGAGTGCCGCGAGCAAGGTAAAGCGCGAGAACCCGGAGATGGAGGTCGTCGTCTTCGAGAAGGGCGAGTGGGTGTCCTACGCGGCCTGCGGGATGCCCTACTACGTCAAGGGCGACGTCGCGGAGTTGGACGACCTCGTGACGGTCACGCCCGAGGAGTTCCGCGACGAACGGGACATCGACCTGCGGACGGGCCACGAAGTCCTCGAAATCGACCCGGAGACAGAGCGGGTGACCGTGGCGGCCGAGGACGGCGAACGGTTCGCGCAGGCCTACGACTACCTCCTCGTCGCCACGGGGGCGACGGCAATCGAACCGCCCTTCGACGGACTGGACACGGACGGCGTATTCACCATCCACGACATGGACGAGGCGGACGCCATCGAGCGGTACGTCACCGAGGAGTCGCCGGACGTGGCGGCCGTGGTCGGCGGTGGCTACGTCGGCATCGAGATGGCCGAGGCACTGGCGGCACACGACGTACAGGTCCACCTCTACGAGATGCTGCCCCACGTCCTCCAACCGTTCGGGGAGCCAGTCGCCGAGGCCGTCGAGGCACACCTCCGCGACAACGGCGTCGAACTCCACCTCGACACCGCTGTCGACGGGTTCGGCGGCGACGGACCCGTCGAACGCGTCCACCTCGAAGACGAGACGCGTCCCGCCGACATCGCAATCGTCGGCGTGGGGGTGACACCGAACGTCGACCTCGCGGCCGACGCCGGTCTCGAACTCGGGCCGACCGGTGCCGTCGCTACCGACGAGTACGGGCGGACGAACTACGAGAACGTCTTCGCGGCGGGGGACTGCGCGGAGTCCCGCCACGTCGTGACCGGAGGCCCCGACCACGTTCCCCTCGCGCTGACCGCGAACCGCGCCGGCCGTGCCATCGGGCAGACGGTCACCGGGTCGCCGACGCCGGTCGGCGACATCGCCGGGACAGCCATCGTGAAGGCGTTCGACCTCGGGGCGGCCAGAACCGGCATCCTCGACGAGGACAGGGCGCGTGGGGCCGGGTTCGACCCCGTTTCGGTCACCATCTCGGCCAGCTCGCGGGCACACTACTACCCCAACGGCGCGGAACTCACGGTGACGCTGTCGGCCGACCGGGAGACGGGCCGCCTCTTGGGGGGAAGCCTCGTCGGTGCCGAGGGGGTCAAGCGCGTCGACACGATTGCGACGGCACTCCACGGCGGGATGACCGTCTCCGAACTCCAGAACGTTGACTTGGCCTACGCGCCGCCGTTCAGTCCCGTCTGGGACCCGGTACTGACGGCGGCGAAGGTGCTCGCGGGGCAACTCGAATGA
- a CDS encoding M20 family metallopeptidase, with product MSATADTPAAYVRAHRDELFELVLDLLAVDTSNPPGETSALVTRIEEYLRPLPVDVERVTVDPAKPNLLVTLPGTADRTLLYNGHLDTVPYDGDAWSVDPLGERVDDRIYGRGATDMKGALAAMLFAIRAFVETDTEPPVDLLFAFVSDEEVGGDAGLPALLDADRLDADACVIGEPTCRDGRHSVTVADRGSIWLTVAATGEAAHGSRPVLGENAIDRLYGAVQTLRDRFGTKELDIDASMQPVLEESVEYYAPAMGAGTAYELFTSPSINLGTIEGGDAINSVPQSASAEIDIRLTAGVDTPTVLSEIRACVDGCPGITIADVSWSVGTVEPVDSPLVDAVASVAEDVTGTRVYRRSATGGGDAKKLRHAGIPTVEFALGTDTAHAVDEYTTTDALVGNATVYVTLPTAWSDATD from the coding sequence ATGAGTGCGACTGCCGACACGCCCGCGGCGTACGTCCGGGCACACCGCGACGAGTTGTTCGAACTCGTCCTCGACCTGCTGGCGGTCGATACGTCGAACCCACCGGGCGAGACAAGCGCGCTCGTCACGCGAATCGAGGAGTACCTCCGTCCGCTCCCGGTCGATGTCGAACGGGTGACCGTCGACCCGGCGAAACCCAACCTCCTCGTGACGCTCCCCGGCACGGCCGACCGGACGCTCCTCTACAACGGGCACCTCGACACGGTGCCGTACGACGGTGACGCGTGGTCGGTCGACCCGCTGGGCGAACGGGTCGACGACCGTATCTACGGCCGCGGTGCGACCGACATGAAGGGCGCGCTCGCGGCGATGCTGTTCGCGATTCGCGCGTTCGTCGAGACCGACACCGAACCGCCGGTCGACCTCCTGTTCGCGTTCGTCAGCGACGAGGAAGTCGGCGGCGACGCCGGCCTCCCCGCGCTCCTCGACGCGGACCGACTCGACGCCGACGCCTGCGTCATCGGCGAACCGACGTGTCGGGACGGCCGCCACTCCGTGACGGTGGCCGACCGGGGAAGCATCTGGCTCACGGTGGCGGCCACGGGTGAGGCGGCTCACGGTTCGCGGCCGGTCCTCGGCGAGAACGCCATCGACCGTCTCTACGGGGCCGTTCAGACGCTCCGTGACCGCTTCGGAACGAAGGAACTCGACATCGACGCGTCGATGCAGCCCGTCCTCGAGGAGTCCGTCGAGTACTACGCCCCGGCGATGGGTGCGGGGACCGCCTACGAACTGTTCACGTCGCCGTCAATCAACCTCGGGACCATCGAGGGCGGCGACGCCATCAACAGCGTCCCCCAGTCGGCCAGCGCGGAAATCGACATCCGGCTGACGGCGGGGGTCGACACCCCGACCGTCCTCTCGGAGATTCGGGCGTGTGTCGACGGCTGTCCGGGCATCACCATAGCGGACGTGTCATGGAGCGTCGGGACCGTCGAACCGGTCGACAGCCCCCTCGTGGACGCCGTCGCGTCGGTCGCCGAAGACGTGACGGGGACGCGGGTGTATCGCCGGAGTGCGACCGGCGGCGGCGACGCCAAGAAACTCCGGCACGCCGGGATTCCGACCGTCGAGTTCGCACTCGGAACCGATACCGCCCACGCCGTCGACGAGTACACGACCACCGACGCGCTCGTCGGCAACGCGACGGTGTACGTCACGCTGCCGACCGCGTGGAGCGACGCGACCGACTGA
- a CDS encoding YgaP family membrane protein yields MENNIGATDRTVRLALGGVLAAFGVAVFAGALDFGPIAGGAAVAVGAILFVTGATSMCPIYRVLGVDTCRTQ; encoded by the coding sequence ATGGAAAACAATATCGGCGCGACCGACCGGACAGTTCGGCTGGCACTCGGCGGCGTCCTCGCCGCATTCGGTGTCGCCGTCTTCGCGGGGGCACTCGACTTCGGTCCTATCGCCGGTGGGGCCGCGGTGGCCGTCGGCGCGATTCTTTTCGTGACCGGGGCGACCAGCATGTGTCCTATCTACCGGGTCCTCGGCGTCGACACCTGTAGAACGCAGTAA
- a CDS encoding sulfurtransferase TusA family protein translates to MTDIDIEPTETVDARGAACPGPLMDLIGKIRGVESGAVVELLSDNEQSLTDVSEWTEESGNDLLEVVEADDHYAFYVEKA, encoded by the coding sequence ATGACTGACATCGATATCGAGCCGACCGAAACGGTCGACGCACGGGGAGCGGCGTGTCCGGGGCCGTTGATGGACCTCATCGGGAAGATACGGGGCGTCGAGTCCGGGGCCGTGGTGGAACTGTTGAGTGACAACGAGCAGTCGCTCACCGACGTTTCAGAGTGGACCGAGGAGTCCGGGAACGACCTGCTCGAAGTCGTGGAGGCGGACGACCACTACGCGTTCTACGTGGAGAAGGCATGA